The Methanolacinia paynteri sequence GGGGGTAGTATATACCTGTATGATTCCAAAGCGGGGAATGCATCGGTGATCTCACAGGAAGGAGAAAGGCTGGACTTCCCGCGGATCTCCGGCGACTACGTGGTATGGACGGACAGGGGAGAAAACTCAAACGATATCTACCTCTTCGGAATTCCGGAAGAGGGACAGGCGATCTCGGGCGGAACACAGAACAGCTCTTTTTTATCCAGTCCGACCCCTTTTCCCACACCTGATACGAAGATCAGGTTTTATTCCAGCATAAAGGAAGGGGAGGTCCAGTGGTATACTCTTTCGCCTTCGGAGAACGAATCGCAGATCTCGTTCGAGCTCAGGTGGAACGACCCGGACGACGAACTTTCGCTCTCGGTCGCTGGGCCGGACGGCTCGATCTGGTGCTTCTCGGACGAGGACGATCATAATGACGACTCCTGCGTGAGGATGACGATATCGGGCCTGAGCACGGCCTACAGCATCAAGAAAAAATGGACGATCGCGGTCTCGGGTGAATCCGTTTCGGAGGATAAGGCATATTACGATGTCTGCTGGTATTGAGTTCTTTTATTACATATGAAATCTTACGCAATAATTTATCTGATAAAGGACCATATTAGAATCAGGAATGAAATTCAAAGTAATCATTGAGAGAGATGAAGACGGGATCTATGTGGCGGAGATACCTGAGCTTCCGGGCTGTCATACGCAGGCAAAGGACATCCCTACTTTGATAGAACGGATAAAGGAAGCGGCAGAACTTTACGCAGAAGATTTTGAAAATCTTCCAAAAATGGAGTTTATAGGCCTCCAGCTGATAGATATTTCTGTTTAAATCACCAGCAATGCAGCGTTTAACACCCCAACCACCTGATAAAGTCTGCAAAACTCTTGAGAAATTGGGTTTCATTCAGGTTAGGCAAAAGGGGAGCCATATATTCTATCGCCATCCTGATGGAAGGACAACTGTTGTTCCGTTTCATAAAGACGAAGACCTTTCAAAAGGTCTGCTTGCTAAGATCATTCGTGATTGCGAAATATCCAAAGAAGAATTTTTTAGTTTGTTGTGACCTCTTTTTTTGGAGTCTGTAGATGATGGCAGACTCTTTCATAGGGCAAAATAGAAGGATGCCTTCAAGAAGAAGTGACAACCCGAATATCTCATTTTGACCGGCGATCAATAATTCATAACTAAAATCTCGCTGATCTCCCCTCTCTTTTCCCCGTCGGAATTGATCATCCTCTTTGCAGGAACCCTCTCGATCCTGAAACCACTGTAGAGATCGTCGAAGAAATCGTCGGCCGGGTCGATATTCTTCGGATCCGAGTTGCTGAGAATCAGCCTTGCGCCCTTCCCGTCGCATTTCTTAAAAAAAGATGCAAGCCTCCTCTGTTCGCAGTCGTCGAACCCGTTCCTCGAATAGGTAGTAAAAGACGCCGTCGGGCTCAGGGGCCTGTAGGGAGGATCGAAGTACACGAACGAATCCTCCCTGATGCATTTCATGGAATCGGCAAAATCACCGCAATGAATCTTTGTATTCGAAAGAATCCCCGAATCCGCCCTCAAAAGATCGGGATTTACAATCTTGGGGTTCTTGTACCGCCCGAACGGGACGTTGAAACTGCCCTTCGAGTTCACCCTGAAAAGACCGTTGTAACAGGTTCTGTTCAAAAATATTATCTGTGCAGCTCTCGGAACCCATTTCTTCCCGTACCTCTTGAAATTGATGCCGTTTCTTTCTTTGTTTAACCTTTCACGAACCGAGTAAAAATATTCGCTTCTGCCGGGAGAATCAAGCTTAAGATAATCCCGCGACATCCCTTCCAGGCATTCGATAAGATCCTCGACATCCTTTCTCACGACATTATAGGCAAGAACAAGTTCCTCGTTGCTGTCGAATATGTGACATTCCTCGAAAGAAAAGATACTGTTCAGATTAAAAAAGACCGCACCGCCGCCGATAAAAGGTTCGATAAAAGAGGTGATTCCACCGTTTTTCAGTTCAGGGGGAATTCGTTTTAAAAACTCATCCAGAAGCTGAGTCTTCCCGCCCGCCCACTTAAGAAAAGGTTTCGCCACTGTATCTGCCATAACAAATCCCAAATCCACGATTATGGAGGATGCTCATAGTATAAATCCTTTCATAATAAAAATTTCGTATCAATTAAAAAATAATTGAATTAAAAAACCGACAGGGTTTATTTATTCCCTGTAATTTTTATGATATGATATCCAAACTGCGTCTTGACAGGGCCTGTTACATCCCCATCCTTTGCCGAGAATGATGCGTCCTCGAACTCCTTAACCATCATTCCCTTCCCGAACCAGCCGAGATCCCCACCTTTTCTCCCCGAAGGGCATGTCGAATACTTCTTTGCAAGCTCCTCGAAATTTTCGCCTGAGTTAAGTTTTGCAAGTATGTCTTTTGCTTCCTTCTCAGAATTTACAAGGATATGAGATGCCCTGACTTTTTTTGCCATCCATAGGTATTTGACCGTTTTCACAATTAGAGTTTTGTTTTATCAGCCCTTGATCATCACAAGCATCATCTTGAATTTCGTTACCGCCGACACCGCATGCGGCTCATTTGCCGGGAAGATGATCGTCTCTCCCGCCTTCATCAGGAAAAGCTCCCCGGAGAGGCGGACCGAACACTCCCCCTCGAGAATAGTCACCATCGCATCGAAAGGTGCAGTATGCTCCGAGATCTCCTCCCCGTCGTCGAAGGAGAAAACTGTAACGCTGCCTGCACTGTTGTTGATCACCATCCGGCTCGAAACGGTTCCGGGCTGGTACTCCACGAGGTCTCCGATGGTCATTACCTTTCCTTTGAGCTCATTGCGGTTTTTATCGGTCATAACTCATACACTGCTAAATGAGATGACTTTTCTCCGATAAAAACCCTGCGGCGCACCGGAAACGCTAAATATTGAAGAAGAGACTTTTTGCTATTATATAATCCCGGCAACGACGCCATTTTTTGTGCAGCGGGGTGATCGAAATGACGAAAAAAAACACGACAAAAGGAATCGTCCGGCACAGGAGCTTTACAAAACTGATGGACTTTTCGGGCGAAGAGATAATAAACCTCGTAGAGCTCGCAAAACAGCTTAAATCAGCGAGAGCAAACGGGACAGAGACAAAGCATCTCAGGGGGAAACAGATCGCCCTGATATTCGAAAAAGCCTCCACAAGGACGAGATGCTCGTTCGAGGTGGCGGCAAGAGAGCAGGGGGCCGACGTTACGTATCTCGGGCCGGAAGGCTCCATGATAGGATACAAGGAATCCATGAAGGATACGGCAAGGGTTCTCGGAAGGCTCTACGATGCGATAGAATACCGGGGTTTTTCACAGGAGAGTGTCGAAATACTTGCAGAATATTCGGGAGTTCCGGTATATAACGGTCTTACGGACGAGTTCCACCCGACCCAGTTCCTTGCTGATATTATGACTATGGTCGAGCATTCGGGAAAAGATCCAAAGGAAATCTCGTTCTGCTTCACCGGCGACTGCAGGAATAATGTTGCGCATTCGCTCATGACAGGCGGGGCAAAACTCGGGATGGACGTAAGAATATGTGGGCCGATGAGCCTGATGCCCGACCCGGACCTGACAGAGACATGCAGGAGGATTTCGGAG is a genomic window containing:
- a CDS encoding type II toxin-antitoxin system HicB family antitoxin, whose translation is MKFKVIIERDEDGIYVAEIPELPGCHTQAKDIPTLIERIKEAAELYAEDFENLPKMEFIGLQLIDISV
- the argF gene encoding ornithine carbamoyltransferase, which encodes MTKKNTTKGIVRHRSFTKLMDFSGEEIINLVELAKQLKSARANGTETKHLRGKQIALIFEKASTRTRCSFEVAAREQGADVTYLGPEGSMIGYKESMKDTARVLGRLYDAIEYRGFSQESVEILAEYSGVPVYNGLTDEFHPTQFLADIMTMVEHSGKDPKEISFCFTGDCRNNVAHSLMTGGAKLGMDVRICGPMSLMPDPDLTETCRRISEETGARLMLTSDRREAVRGVDFIYTDVWVSMGEPFGKWQERIDLLLPYRVDMELIEATGNPKVRFMHCLPSFHNRETELGEKIYEKYGLESLEVTDEVFESEYSVVFDQAENRMHTIKAIMVATLSGPEK
- a CDS encoding DNA adenine methylase — its product is MADTVAKPFLKWAGGKTQLLDEFLKRIPPELKNGGITSFIEPFIGGGAVFFNLNSIFSFEECHIFDSNEELVLAYNVVRKDVEDLIECLEGMSRDYLKLDSPGRSEYFYSVRERLNKERNGINFKRYGKKWVPRAAQIIFLNRTCYNGLFRVNSKGSFNVPFGRYKNPKIVNPDLLRADSGILSNTKIHCGDFADSMKCIREDSFVYFDPPYRPLSPTASFTTYSRNGFDDCEQRRLASFFKKCDGKGARLILSNSDPKNIDPADDFFDDLYSGFRIERVPAKRMINSDGEKRGEISEILVMNY
- a CDS encoding peptidylprolyl isomerase, with translation MKTVKYLWMAKKVRASHILVNSEKEAKDILAKLNSGENFEELAKKYSTCPSGRKGGDLGWFGKGMMVKEFEDASFSAKDGDVTGPVKTQFGYHIIKITGNK
- a CDS encoding type II toxin-antitoxin system HicA family toxin; the protein is MQRLTPQPPDKVCKTLEKLGFIQVRQKGSHIFYRHPDGRTTVVPFHKDEDLSKGLLAKIIRDCEISKEEFFSLL
- a CDS encoding cupin domain-containing protein, encoding MTDKNRNELKGKVMTIGDLVEYQPGTVSSRMVINNSAGSVTVFSFDDGEEISEHTAPFDAMVTILEGECSVRLSGELFLMKAGETIIFPANEPHAVSAVTKFKMMLVMIKG